In Streptomyces sp. NBC_01707, a genomic segment contains:
- a CDS encoding S1 family peptidase: MTTHQAADGSDINPLGTLRYWGGEYHQIDNSRYPMEQESIDRIGVNGQDTTGNITKASVTVSIEGKTLYGMFGSNVCALGGDSGGPALNGTTALGLLSGGTSETVCDSSSSGTYRNYFTKVQTVLDERGLHVY; this comes from the coding sequence GTGACGACACATCAGGCAGCAGACGGCTCCGACATCAACCCGCTCGGGACCCTCCGTTATTGGGGTGGTGAGTACCACCAGATCGATAATTCCCGCTACCCGATGGAGCAGGAAAGCATCGACCGGATCGGGGTCAACGGTCAGGACACGACGGGCAACATCACCAAAGCGAGTGTGACCGTCAGTATCGAAGGCAAGACTCTGTACGGCATGTTCGGGTCGAACGTCTGCGCTCTGGGCGGCGACAGCGGAGGCCCGGCGCTCAACGGAACAACAGCCCTGGGCCTTCTCTCTGGCGGCACCAGCGAGACCGTGTGCGACTCCTCCTCCAGTGGCACCTACCGAAACTACTTTACGAAGGTGCAGACCGTGCTGGACGAACGCGGGCTTCACGTCTACTGA